A window of Buchnera aphidicola (Cinara laricifoliae) genomic DNA:
GAATTAAAAAAATTGAAAAATTTAGTAAAGTAATAGATACATTAGTTATCGCTAGAAAATTATTTCCGGGAAAAAAAAATAGTTTAGATGCATTATGTCGTAGATATAAAATTTTAAATATTCGTAAAAATATGCATGGTGCGTTAATAGATGCGAAGATATTAATGAAAGTATATCTTTACATGACAAGCAAACAAATAGAAATACTATTTACTAAAAAAAATGAAAGAAAAATAATACCGCCTATAAAAAATATTTTTTCTTCTAATAAATCATTAAAAATTATATTTGCATCTATTTCAGAAAAAAAAAACCATAAAAAATATATGAAAATGATAAAAAAAAATTCTGTTTAATTATATTTATAATCATCTGATATAAATTAGAATTTATGTTTTAATCTACAAAATAATAGGTGCGGTAGTTCAGTTGGTTAGAATATCGGCCTGTCACGCCGGGGGTCGCGGGTTCGAATCCCGTCCGCACCGCCATTAATTATTGTAAATCAAATTTATAATTAATTTTTATAAAATATATTTAATTGAAAATATAAAATATTTATATATGAATATATTCGGAAAATATACTTATGAAATATAATGATATTCTTAATAATTCATCTTTGGATAATGTTAAACAAGATTTAATTAACAAAAAATTAGAAGATAATAAAAAATATTTGGAAAAGAAAAAATCACAAGTATCAGATTTAAAAAAAGATATATTAAATGATTCTAAATTATATACTGATAAATTATTGCAATTAGAAAAAAGACTACAAAAAAAAATTAATAATACATATAATTTTTTTCTTGAAAAACATTTTTTATCAATATTACCAATTGTTGATAGTATTGATTCATCACTTAATTTATTAAATTCTTCGGATCAATATACTTCTAATGAAGTATATATTTCTTTAAAAGAAATACAGAAAAAAATTTTTTGTATATTTACACAATATAAAATATTAGTTATTGATTTAACTAATATACCTTTTAATCCAGATTTACATCAAGCGATATCAATTGATTTTTCTGGAAAATATAAAAATAATTACATTTCCTGTGTTATTCAAAAAGGATATTCAATGAATAATAGATTATTAAGACCTGCATTAGTATCAGTTTCGCAAATCAAATAATACATATAATATTACTTATAGATATTGAATAAATATTTATTTATTTTAATTAAAAATTTTTATTTATAACTAAATAAGGAAAGTATATTGATTAATATTAAAAAAAAAATATCAATAAAAAAAAAGTTTTTTTAAATAAAAAAGCAGGATATAATTTTAATATAGAAAAAACTATTGTTGCAGGTATAGTATTACAAGGTTGGGAAGTAAAATCAATTCGTTTAGGATTTGTACAAATTATAACAGGATATGTTTTTATTGATAAAAATGAAGCATATTTAATGGGAGTAAATATTCAACCATTAGTTAATATTGCAAATTTTTGTTTATGCGAATCAGATCGTATTCGAAAGTTATTATTAACAAAAAAAGAAATCGAAATTATAAATTTATATAATAAACAAAAAGGATATACAATTATTCCTTTAAAATTATTTTGGAAAAAATCTTGGTGTAAAATTAAAATTGGAATTGCTAAGGGTAAAACCCTACTAGATAAACGGCTAGATAAAAAAAAACATTCTTGGAAAATTGAACAATCTACTA
This region includes:
- the dnaQ gene encoding DNA polymerase III subunit epsilon translates to MRHLNKSRKVILDIETTGMNKTGCLYLNHKIIEIGILEIIDRKYTGRYLHYYLNPDRDIEKEAYKIHGISIEKLHNKPRFKEVYLEIFNFIKKSKIIVHNSIFDISFLDYEFSQLNCGIKKIEKFSKVIDTLVIARKLFPGKKNSLDALCRRYKILNIRKNMHGALIDAKILMKVYLYMTSKQIEILFTKKNERKIIPPIKNIFSSNKSLKIIFASISEKKNHKKYMKMIKKNSV
- the smpB gene encoding SsrA-binding protein SmpB, which encodes MEKTIVAGIVLQGWEVKSIRLGFVQIITGYVFIDKNEAYLMGVNIQPLVNIANFCLCESDRIRKLLLTKKEIEIINLYNKQKGYTIIPLKLFWKKSWCKIKIGIAKGKTLLDKRLDKKKHSWKIEQSTIYKRISLNKKYN
- a CDS encoding nucleotide exchange factor GrpE, coding for MKYNDILNNSSLDNVKQDLINKKLEDNKKYLEKKKSQVSDLKKDILNDSKLYTDKLLQLEKRLQKKINNTYNFFLEKHFLSILPIVDSIDSSLNLLNSSDQYTSNEVYISLKEIQKKIFCIFTQYKILVIDLTNIPFNPDLHQAISIDFSGKYKNNYISCVIQKGYSMNNRLLRPALVSVSQIK